Genomic DNA from Lathamus discolor isolate bLatDis1 unplaced genomic scaffold, bLatDis1.hap1 Scaffold_256, whole genome shotgun sequence:
CATATCTCATACTCCATAcgccatatcccatatcccgtTTCCTATACCACATATCCCATATTCCATATCATATACTATATGTCCGTATATTACATATCTCGTACCCCCTATCCCATATATCACACATACCGTACTCCATATCCCATATACCGCATACCCCATATCTCATATTGCGTATCCTGTACCCCGTATCCTATACCCCATATATCCCTTATATCCTAATACCCCATGCTCCCTATCCCATCTATCCTATCTATCCCATATCctataccccatatcccataccccgtACCCCGTATCTCATCTATCCCATATGCCCCATATCCcgtatcccataccccatatcccatacgcTAtctatcccatatcccataccccataccccgtATCTCATCTATCCCATATACCCCGTATCACATACCCCATACCTcgtaccccataccccatatcacataccccatatcccatacccccacaccccatatcccacaccccataACCCCCATCCCACCTATCCCCTTTACCCCATACCCCCCATCCCATCTATCCGCTTTACCCCATACCCCCTATCCCATGTATCCCATCTATCCCCTATACCCCCCATCCCATCTATCCCCTATACCCCATACCCCTGTCCCATGTATCCATCTACCCCTATACCCCATACCCCCCATCCCATCTCTCCCCTGTACCCCACACCCCCCATCCCATCTATCCCCTTTACCCCATACCCTCATCCTATCTATCCCATACCCCCCATCCCATCTATCCCCTGTACCCCATACCCCCCATCCCATCTATCCCCTTTACCCCATACCCCCCATTCCATCTATCCCCTTTACCCCATACCCCCATCCCATGCATCCCATCTAtcccccataccccatatcccatgtATCCCATGTATCCCCTATACCCCACCCCATCTATCCCCTTtaccccacaccccccaccccatctATCCCATACCCCCACCCCATCTCTCCCCTGTACCCCACgccccccccattgcccccgtTACCCCCCGTCCCTGCCCGTCCGCAGTGCGCGCTGCTGGAATCGCGCCTCTCGGACGAGCTCTCGGTGCACGTGGACGTGGCCGGGAACGTGGTGGcgctgggggtggtggtggcggCGCCGGGGTCCTGCCGGGGCTCCCCGGTGCCGGACGCGGACCTGGAGCTCTTCAACAGCACCGTGGTGCTGAGACAGCCCCTGCCCGCGCCACGTGAgaggggatggggtgggatggggatggggatgggatggggatgggatggggatggggatggggatgggatgggatggggatggggatgggatggggatgggatgggggatggatggggatggggatcgggatggggatggggatgggatggggatggggatggggatgggatggggatggggatggggatgggatggggatggggatcgggatggggatggggatggggtggggaggggatgggatggggatgggatgggattgggatggggatgggatggggatgggatggggatgggatgggaatgggatggggtggggatggggatgggatgggataggatggggatgggatggaatggaatggggatgaggatgggttggggatgggatggggatggggatgggatggggaggagaagagatggggatggggatggggaagggattGGGAGGGGATGGGAGGCTCATGGGGGGGATGTTTTGGAGGACACGTGACCCCCCCTCAttgccccccccagccccgagACCGCAGCATTCATCCGGCacctggagcaggagcaggctcaGCGCGCCCGGAACCCGCAGGAGCAGCGCTCCGTTCTTCGCCAAAATACGTGAGGGCACCCCCAAAAACACCCCAGAACCACCAAAAAACACCCCGAgaccacccccaaaacaccccaaatcacccctaaaccaccccaaaacaaccaaaaccgcCCCAAAAGCATCCGAAAACACCCCTAAAACACCCAGAACCACCCctaaaaaccaccaaaaccaccccagaacaccaaaaccacctaaacccaccccaaactaacccaaaacaccccaaaaccaaccccaaaccaccccaaaccagccccaaaacaccccaaatccaccccaaaacaccccaaaatcaccccTAAACCAcccctaaaccaccccaaaccaccccaaagccaccccaaaccacccaaaaaccagccccaaaacacccaaaaccaccctgaATACCCCCAAAACAGCTCAATGCCCCCCAtctgccccccccaccccgtatCTGCCCCAAACCCCTCCTGTCCCCCCCAATTGCCCCCTCTCACCCCATAGGGTCCCTCAAACCCTATCCCCCACCCTTGACACCCCCAaacccttcccctcccccccacttTTGGGTCCCTTTgggggggggatttgggggtgaccccccctttcccccccccccccacagtGGATGTACATCATCCCCATCGTCCTCTTCCTCATGATGTCCGGAGCTCCCGACGCAGGGGGGGGACAAGGGGGAGCCCCAGGAGGtggggggagcggggagggggcgATGACCCCCCCCCAAGTCCCCCCCAAACCCTCCCTTTTTGTGTGTGACCCCCCGATTTTGGGGGTCATTAAATAAACCCATTTGTGCCCCCCCCCATTTGCTGCCTCGTTTTGGGGGGGACACAAGGGTGGGGGGAGCACCCCGGTCCctcttgccccccccccccccccccagcaccccagggtgggagattcccccctccccattcATTCATTAAGCTGAAGGTGGGCGGGGCTTAAAGGGGAGTGGGTGTGGCTGCCGTAGTGGGCGGGGCTTGGCGGCGGGTGTGGCCAATCAGAGGAGGTGGGCGGGGCGAAAGGCGTGGCGCGCCCCGCCGTTGGGCGGCTCCTATCACCGCCGGTGGGCGGGGCTTGGCGGAGGCAATGGGAGGGGCTTAACGTAGCGGATAGCGCGGTGGGCGGGGGCTTGGGGGCAGTGGGCGGGGCTTAGCGCCCGTAGGGGCCGGTACCGGTaccgtggggggggggggggtgggggggggcaaCGCTTATCACGCCGGTACCGGGCGTGTGGGCGGGGCTTTGTGGCGGTGGGCGGGGCCAAGCGGTGGGCGGGGCCAAGCGGAGGTGGacgtttgggggggggggggggcggggccgGGAGTCGCCGCTGTCACCGCGCCGGGGGCTCCGCTCCGCCGCTGCCCGGTGGCCGCGCCCGGCACCGCCGGTAGGAAccgatggggggggggggggcttgggggtggggggggggggggcaaacgGAGggatgggggagggggggggatcACCCATAGTGGGggtaaaggggggggggaatcgGTGTTACCGGATGGGGGGGGGTTGCAATGCACCAGGGAGGGGTCGTGCAAGGGAATTGGGGGGGGATgtaatggggggggggtgtccctttaaggggggggggggggccgtgCAATGCACCCAGGGGACACGTGTAAAGGggcgtggggggggggggggggggggggtgcgtgTGCAAAggaccaccccccccccccccccccccgtgcaaGGCAATGGAACCGGTTTGCAATGGtggtgggagggggggggggggtgcttgtgcaaggagggggggggggggtgctgaCAACGTGTGCAAGGGCCATAGGGGCCACACGTGTTCCATAGGGGACACACGTGTTCCATAGGGGACACATGTGCCCTATAGGGACACGTGTGtgaccacccccccccccccccccacacacacaccccactcGTGTCACGTGTCCATTGCAtggtggttggggggggggggggggggtcggtTTGCACACGCGTGTGCAAGCACCCGGCCTCGTTTTGatgccccccccccaccttcacGTGtccgaccccccccccccccccccaaaatatcGCGTGCACACGCGTGTGCGCGCGCGCGGGCGTGCCGCGTGTGGGCTGCGTGTGCGCGGCCACGGGGAGGGCCCCGGCGGTTGCCATGGCGACCGCGGAGGATGCTGGGCGGCCGCCGTGTTGCACACGCGTGTGCTTCCCATGTGCTCCCGGTGGCAACACACGTGTCCTAtgcacgcacgcacacacacaccctttgCACACGCGTGTTCCCGGTGCACACGCGTGTTCTGTGTCATGtctcgtgtgtgtgtgtttcccccccccccccccaactaaGGCCCCATCACAACTGGTTCAAGGGCCCCCAATGTCGCGGCGCTGCCGTGTCCTCGCGTgtgtccccgtgtccccccccgGGACCCGCTCCACTTCGCGCTATAAATAACCTGACCCGGCCCCCGGCGCGTGCGAGGCGGACGTGTGCAAAGCGTGTGCAAAGCGTGTGCAAAGCGTGGTGCCAGGCGTACACGCAAGCACGCGCGAGGCGTGTTGCACAAGCATGCGCGTGGCGTGTGCAGAAGCATGTGCAAAGCAGGCGCGTGGCAATGCGCACAAGCACGTGCGAGGGACGCGCACAAGCGCACGCGAGGCGTGTGCAAGGCATGTGCATAAGCCGTGTGCGAGGCGTGTGTGTGCCGTGCGCACAAGCGTGTGCCAGGCGTATGCACAAGCACGTGCGAGGCGTGTGCACAGCCGTGCGTGTGCCGTGTGCACAACCGTGTCTGTGCTGTGTGCACAAGCGTGTGCACAACCATGTGTGTGCCGTGCGCACAAGCATGTGCGTGCTGTGTGCACAACCGGGCTCGTGCCGTGTGCACAACCGTGTTTGTGGCGTGTGCACAAGCATGTGCAAGGCATGTACGTGCCGTGTGCACAACCATGTGCAAGGCATGTGTCTGCTGTGTGCACAACCATGTGCAAGGCATGTGCACAAccatgtgtgtgctgtgtgcacAACCATGTGCAAGGCATGTGCGTGCCATGTGCACAACCATGCGTGTGTCGTGTGCACAACCATACGTGTGCCGTGTGTACAACCATGCATGTGCCGTGTGTATAACCATGTGCCGTGCCGTGTGCACAACCATGTGCAAGGCATGTGCACAACCATGTGTGTGCTATGTGCACAACCATGTGCGAGGCATGTGCGTGCCGTGTGCACAACCATGTGTGTGCCGTGTGCACAACCATGTGCAAGGCATGTGCACAACGATGTGTGTGCCGTGTGCACAAGCATGTTCGTGCCATATGCACAAGCATGTGCAATGCATGTGTGTGCCGTGTGCACAACCATGTGTAAGGCATGTGCACAACCATGCATGTGCCGTGTGCACAACCATGTGCGTGCCGTGTGCACAAGCGCCTCGCACGGGGCTCCCTTTGCACACGCGTGTGCAAGCGTGTGGGTGCACCGGGGGGGGGATCACACACGTAGGAAGTCCCCCCCGCACCCCACACATGTGCTGGGGCCCCATAGCCTTGCACACGCGTGTGCGACACACGTATGAACACACGTGTGCGAGGacagggggggtggggggggcattTTGGGGAGGTTCAgggtgttttgtggtgtttcGAGGTgattttgggttggttttggggcatttttagggtgttttgggtgtctttttgggtgttttgggtgtgtttggggtttgttttaggGCATTTTgaggtgattttggggtgtttgggggcATTTTAGGGGGTTTTGGGTGTCTTTTAGGtgtttttgggtggttttggtgtggtttagggtgttttggggtgttttgatgtgattttggggtgtttggggcaTTTTAGGGAGTTTTAGGTGTCTTTTAGGCTTTcttgggtggttttggtgtggtttagggtgttttgggggtgttctgatgtgattttggggtgttttggggcatTTTAGGGAGTTGTGGGTGTCTTTTAGGCGGTTTTGGGTGATTCTGGTGTGGTTTAGGGAGTTctagggtgttttgggggtgttttagggtattttgggccattttggtgtgttttagggagttttggggtgtttgggagCATctgggggtggttttggggcaTTTTGGGTGtgatttggggtgttttgggggtgttttagTGTGCTTTGGGgcgttttggtgtgttttgggtggttttggggtgtctGAGTGTATTGGGGGGACTCCAGgcttggttttg
This window encodes:
- the EMC10 gene encoding LOW QUALITY PROTEIN: ER membrane protein complex subunit 10 (The sequence of the model RefSeq protein was modified relative to this genomic sequence to represent the inferred CDS: inserted 2 bases in 2 codons; deleted 1 base in 1 codon): MAAGLRWLSLSALVAAALGSGGSCRGGPGLRPSELRDTEPCSLPLEHSFEPDDAXRFRRRGTLTWTXGPEPGLSLAQKQLTEDERNQLREVAARDGLYRVRIPQAGAGTGEDPAGAHVTSFVRACALLESRLSDELSVHVDVAGNVVALGVVVAAPGSCRGSPVPDADLELFNSTVVLRQPLPAPETAAFIRHLEQEQAQRARNPQEQRSVLRQKWMYIIPIVLFLMMSGAPDAGGGQGGAPGGGGSGEGAMTPPQVPPKPSLFVCDPPILGVIK